A region from the Vicia villosa cultivar HV-30 ecotype Madison, WI linkage group LG3, Vvil1.0, whole genome shotgun sequence genome encodes:
- the LOC131656297 gene encoding uncharacterized protein LOC131656297, with protein MDRGKPYGRGNYKAGSWKKPSGGDSSAPVKCFKCGEPGHRVHECKSEEKKCYRCGKAGHIAADCKGRTVTCYNCGEEGHISPQCPKPKKNQTGGKVFALSGSETTPEDRLIKD; from the exons atggaccgtggtaaaccatatggtagaggtaattataaagctggaagttggaagaagcctagtgggggagactctagtgctcctgttaagtgctttaagtgtggggaacctggacatcgtgttcacgagtgcaaaagtgaagagaagaagtgctaccggtgtggtaaagcaggccacattgctgctgactgcaagggaaggactgtgacttgttataactgtggtgaagagggccatatcagtccacagtgtcctaagccaaagaagaatcaaactgggggtaaagttttcgctttatcaggttcagagactactccggaggatcgattgattaaag attga